In Zingiber officinale cultivar Zhangliang chromosome 9B, Zo_v1.1, whole genome shotgun sequence, the genomic window GTCTTTTATTTACATGACTTGTTAGTACAAATCATAAGATGATGGCAAACTCAGTCTGCAAGCATATTGTGGATATTTATCTTCTTTATGCAAACTCTTGTAGGTCTTGGTGATTGCTGTCCTACTAAAGGTCATAATGCAAAGACGTTTTTCCATAATTCAGGTATGTTGAACTGAAAATAAGTTTGTATCATGTGCATTTGCTTATGGAAGGGTTATGTACTTACCTAATCATGAATATTTGTGCCTCAGATGAAATGATATTCTTTTACTGGACTATTATCTACACAGTCAATTTACTTTTGAAATTTCATGGTATGGGCTGTAATGTTTTCATATTGACCTTGACCCTCTTCATTTTTGTTGATTACAGTGGGAAGCTCTTGCACTTTTGTTGATTGGGATAAGTGTAAATCAGCTTAAGTCATTCCCTGAGGGATCCACAGCTCTGGCTCTTCCAGTTACAATGATTGCTTATGTCTATACCTTAATTTTTGTAAGTTCTATCATCCttgttttcatattttttgtttttgttccTCTTTTGCATTGAAATTTATTTTCCTACCCTTGATTAACCCAATACTCAAATTGCAGATTTGTCTTTTCTTCCTAATACATAAATTATATGTTTGCTGAACTATTTTCATTAAGTCAATGAGCTATAACTTCTGCTACCTATTTGTTTGCCTTTAAGGCTCAAACTCGGTCATATAATCAATTAGATGGATCTAACATCATCAGATCACGGCAATGCttttcttcaattaacatctttAAACCACAATGTTAGCCTGTTTCAATCCAAGAATTAATTCTAAATAGATTATTAATTCATTTATCTGTGGAAAAAATGCAGTTTTGATGGGTACTTTTGAGTACATGACATTCTTTTGTTCGCATTTAAATGTGCATTAAATTTTAGTTTCGGTACCATATAATTCTTCTGTACATTAGGCTACAAGTATTACATGATCATGTGAACATCCTTACATTTTTTTTCGTCTAGGTTGCTCATCTAGTAGAAAATATTAGTTGAAGTTCTTTTACGAGAACTTAATGAAATATTAACAAGTTGCAAGATAAAGTGAATCCTTATAAAGATTACTACTTTCAGTATAGATATTTTGATTTAATCTTATAAGCTCACATAGCACCATGTAATTCCAGGTTACGGTTCCCTCATTGGCTTCCGTGTACAATGAATATGCTTTGAAGAGTCAGTTTGATACAAGTATCTATCTACAGGTGACTCTTTATAATGAATGTAGCTGACATTCAGTCAATGAATAACTTACACATTACCTTTGTTTTTTTCCCTTCAAATATACTGGGAAATATGCCAGCCCATATACTGATGACAGTTTACCACCCTCTTTTCGTTTTCAGAATTTGTTTTTGTATGGCTATGgtgcaatattcaactttttgGGCATTATAGGAACTGCCATCTTTAAAGGTCTGTATCCTTTCTCTTGACATCAAAAAATATACCAAATACCTGTGTAGCTGTTGTGCTTTTCATGACTGCCTGTTTTACTTTGTTGTGCTAATGACATTCTATTTTTGTATGATTAATTTTAGCAAATTTAGAGTCAAACAAGATAACAAAACTCTAAGCAAACACAAATTTTATAGCCGATGATATGAGAGTGATGCTATGCAGCGTGAGTATCATGATATGGCACTAGTTGACGtgattataaataatttattttaaagaaactTTGAGTGATATAATGTCATAAATTAACATATTAGGAAACTTTACTAATTCAATATCATATATTTTTTATAGGAATTTtaaacgttttttttttttttttttttgtatcatcATATCATTGGATATTGATACTAAATGTTGACACAAAATGATATGGCAAAACCATGTCAAAAAACAAAGGTTTATCCCTATGCAGGGTTCATGAATGCATGTTACAGATAGAAAAAGCGCCTATTTAGTCATTGGCcaaatcttggtgtttgtgtaACCTTGTTTCGTTTGTacttgattttgatttaatttggaaAGAGATCACAATAGTTTATGTTCTTTGAGTTGTATCCTTCTgtttttgtataattttttcttGTTTCACATTTCAAAATCATCTATAGGGCCTAGTAGCTTCAATATCCTTGAAGGGCACTCAAGAGCGACAATGTTTTTGATATGCAACAATGCAGCGCAGGGCATATTGTCATCATTCTTTTTTAAGTATGCTGGTAATTTATCATAACTCtgttattttttactttagatgGTTATCAAGACTTGTGAATCTTAGGGAtatttttcttccttttactCTTTGTCCGACTGCTCTAATGGTTCTGGCAGACACCATCTTGAAGAAGTATTCATCTACTGTTGCTACAATTTTTACCGGGATTGCATCTGCTGCTTTATTTGGCCATACATTGACTATGAATTTTATCTTGGGGATTTCAATAGTCTTTATTTCAATGCATCAGGTATTTGATGAATTAGATTCTTAGAACCATTCTAGTCGTTTAGTTCCATAATAGCCTTGCCCTCTTTCTATCAGTTCTTTTCTCCCATGGCCAAAATCAAAGATGAGGCACCAGTTGGATCATTAGAGATGGTGGAACCTCAACGTGCCAGGTTATCCCATAAATTAattttgttattatttgtgtAGTTCCAGATGTTGGTTCTGATCTATAGTTGCTTTTGtgtgggaaaaaaaaatcaaagatatTAAATATTATCTTATATAATCATTTTAAAGGGCTTCAGCACTTAAATTTAGTTGTACGGTTGTCTCTCTTTCCAGGTTGAAAGATGATTCTTTTGCGAACATGGCTGCTGGTGCTGCTGAAGATGTAAGATGCCGTGAAGCACATTTCTTGCATTAGGTTGAACTATTATATTCTTACACAAAAACTATTTCTTTTTCAGGCTGCTCATCATGTTGGACACGATGAGAGACAACCACTTTTGCCCATATAATGTTTCTTTGAGGCACTACTCAAATCCTTGTTTATTATTTGATGCATTATCTGATAACTAAAGTTGCATTTCAATCTGTAGCCTTCATTTTTACTCAAAAGATATATTTATGTTTAATTATTCTGCCTTGGTATGTTACTAGTCTATTCTCTTAACcttaccaattttttttttttttgtatctaGGTTGAAGAATAATATCCTAACATAGATTTTATCAGACCTCGTTCTTGCATTCTCTTAACAATCATGCATGAAATCAAGTGCCTGAATACATATTGTGTCACTTTAGATTTGACAATATTGATCAATAAAATTTCCATTCTGTTTTATTTTCTGCCAAATTTATTGAGATTTTATCCTCTTCATAGGTAGATTCACTTGTTCATTGACAAGTGGGTTGATCTAGCTTGGAAAAGTATAGAAAAACATCGGTCTCATTGAGTAGAATTGTCTGATAGAGGATGATTAATGCTAGCTTGGAAATATTCTTCCACCATATATTAGGCAATCTTAATTCCTTAGCCCTATTTCTTATATTACGTTTTATAAAAATTTGctgataattttatattttctaatCGTGGTCAAATTCCTTGTGAAGGTTAGATGAATACCTGTCCTATCCCTTCTAAATTTACATTAATATTGGTCAAATTCTCAAGTCAAAACTATAGTGACAGCAAATTTACATTGCATACTATTTTTTGCGACAGGTATCTTTGAGTTCTTTTTTGTTAACTTTAGACACAGAGGAGCCACCAACAGGGAATATAACTATCCAAAAGTGGGGAAAAGGAATTCTTGATCCACGACCGTCATATCTTCTCTGTGATCAATGTTTTGTTTGAGCAAAAGAGGAAAGTAGCAGCCATTACTTGAAATTGCAGAGGATGGTATTAAAGAAATTGTACAGGTGGATCCAAACATCAATTAATGGTGTAATTTTCAATAACTAGACTTCCCTAGAAATCATTTTCCATAAACCTCACAGGTCTCTCATTATTCTGTATTGCATTCCCTCTCTAGGCATTTTGATATTTCGTTCCTTACCTTATTTCTCTATTTGTTCAATAAAATAATGATTCATGTTAAATCGATACCCCTGCCTGTCGCTCTTTCTCTTGGGGTGTTTTGAGGATCAGTAAAAATTATATTGGACATAATCGTTTATTGTGCCAATGTAGCAAATAATTCTCATCTATTTGTTCTACTACCAAGAATACTGTCAGTTCATTTTTTTCTGCATTGAAATGCTTGTTCATTTTCCTCACGAGATTGGGAGCTTGTGTATTGTGTTTTTGTTTGGTGAATGTTGCAATAATAACTTGGGTTTCTATTGTTTGACACTGAATATGAGTACCAGTATCGAAATTTGGACTTCTCCCCTATGCATTTATACGCAACGGCGATCATTTCTAAAGGTTTATTTCAGGTGCAAGACAAATGATCTTATTAAAGAAATTGATGATTATGTCATTACAATGGCCTTTATAACAAACTTCATGATCCAGTTGTCTTCGTCCTTtcagatgggtctagtggctagtacATGAGATGTTGTTATCATGAAGTCTGGGGTTTGAATTTTGGTAAAGTCGAAGTAAATGTCTCCTTTATGtattagtcactatttcaaaggttaatagttaTCCATGATTTATCTTTTCTGTGTTAACCTTAGAATGGATTGATGAGGACGTTGGAGGTGAATATATTCGTCTTTTTTATCACCATGATCTAGTTGTCTTCGCTATATAAGGAAGTTGTTTCTTGACCGTGACTTTGAACGTGATTGGTGATCACATAATAAAGTCTCCATATCAATGTCTATTAGTTAAATATGTACTAAAAACTTGTACCAGAAAATCTTGATCATCGTCTCGTTCTTTTTCCTTGCGATTCCATGTGATGGCATTTTATTCACAAACTCATGAAAATGAGCATTAAAGATATTCTTACTTTTAGCTGTTTTGGGCAGACAATGTTACGGCGTGGCATCATGGAGTCCCTTGGTAGTAGGGCTGTAGGAGGTAAGTTTTGaggtgtttaaatttatttaataaggtAATTGAACTAAGTGGAGTCGAATTTAgaatgaattaagtttttaaaataattattattttttataagtttgaGTTTGTTTGAAGTTTCATTTGAGCttaatttattttgatgttgttaaatttttaatttaaatttgacttgaacGAACTTGCTATCCATCCAATCGAACTTTCTGCTAAATATGGCGTGTGTAGAGATAGCCATCA contains:
- the LOC122023678 gene encoding CMP-sialic acid transporter 5-like, producing MPKNGMIECNNCGSKLVAPSPRSVSRAYHKHRSQVSSKHRALNFFLVVGDCILVGLQPILVYMSKVNGKFNFSPISVNFLTEVAKVLFAITMLIIQARKQKVGEKPLLSISTFVQAARNNVLLAVPALLYAINNYLKFIMQLYFNPATVKMMSNLKVLVIAVLLKVIMQRRFSIIQWEALALLLIGISVNQLKSFPEGSTALALPVTMIAYVYTLIFVTVPSLASVYNEYALKSQFDTSIYLQNLFLYGYGAIFNFLGIIGTAIFKGPSSFNILEGHSRATMFLICNNAAQGILSSFFFKYADTILKKYSSTVATIFTGIASAALFGHTLTMNFILGISIVFISMHQFFSPMAKIKDEAPVGSLEMVEPQRARLKDDSFANMAAGAAEDAAHHVGHDERQPLLPI